A section of the Roseivirga sp. BDSF3-8 genome encodes:
- a CDS encoding glycosyl hydrolase: protein MTKTIPRLLFLLILVVLALPWEADAQRRRSKQATSDFNEKLYDALEWRNIGPYRGGRSAAVTGVPGKPNLYYFGSTGGGVWRTRDGGSSWENISDGYFGGSIGAVSVAESDPNTIYVGGGEVTVRGNVSHGSGMWKSVDAGKTWEQIGLEKSRHIPRVRIHPDNPDLVYAAVLGDLYKSSEQRGVYRSKDGGETWERVLFANADAGAVDLIMDPGNPRVLYASTWNVRRTPYSLSSGGEGSALWKSTDGGDTWTNLSEKKGMPKGTLGIIGVTVSPLNSERVWAIIEANEGGVFRSDDGGETWARTNDDRALRQRAWYYSRIYADTQDEDVVYVMNVAYHRSDDGGRTFKSFYSPHSDHHDLWIAPEDNQRMIIGDDGGAQTSYDGGANWSTYMNQPTAQFYRVTTDNHFPYRILGAQQDNSTVRIAHRTDAGNIGMRDWEPSAGGESAHLAVDPENDEIVYGGSYGGLLTRLDHSTGQMRVINVWPDDPMGHGAEGMKYRFQWNFPLFFSPHNKDKLYAGSNHLHVTTDEGQSWKVISPDLTRNDSSKLGPSGGPITKDNTGVEYYATIFAAVESPYEEGLIWTGSDDGLIHVTRDGGENWENVTPSDMPKWLMINSIDPDPFTKGGAYVAGTLYKEGDFRPYLYKTKDYGKTWTKIVNGIKSEHFTRVVRADPGKQGLLYAGTENGMYISFDDGASWKPFQLNLPMVPITDLALKDNNLIAATQGRSFWIIDDVTPLHQLNNEVAGMDMYLYKPMDSWRMDGGGGGWGGGPSKTEGENHPGGVLVHYYMDEEPDSANAVTLKFLDSSGKLVRSYSTDAKEKQEMLDVKKGANRFVWDMKYGPAKGFDGMILWWASLGGPTVLPGEYTVRLVHGADSLQQSFTLKKDPRSEASQQDLQAQFDFLMKLRDKVTETHEAIADMREVKGQISSLLNRLEGQENMQAVIDSGKAINERLTEIEKTLYQTKNRSNQDPLNYPIRLSNKLAHLNSLTSIGDYRPTDQTMEFYDEVSGKIDAELADFREILREDIPEFNQMVRDNEVDAIIVDQEETSRP from the coding sequence ATGACGAAAACCATACCCCGCTTATTGTTTCTTTTGATACTGGTGGTACTGGCCTTACCGTGGGAGGCAGATGCCCAGCGACGCAGATCGAAACAGGCCACATCAGATTTTAACGAAAAGTTATATGATGCCCTTGAGTGGCGCAATATAGGACCTTACAGGGGGGGGCGATCCGCAGCCGTAACCGGCGTGCCAGGCAAGCCTAACTTGTATTACTTTGGCTCCACCGGAGGAGGCGTATGGCGTACCCGTGACGGAGGTTCATCCTGGGAGAATATTTCCGATGGCTATTTTGGTGGCTCCATTGGCGCCGTATCTGTAGCTGAAAGTGATCCTAATACAATCTACGTAGGCGGTGGAGAAGTGACTGTCCGCGGTAATGTATCCCATGGCAGTGGTATGTGGAAGTCTGTGGATGCCGGCAAGACCTGGGAGCAGATCGGCCTGGAAAAAAGCCGCCATATTCCCCGCGTAAGAATCCACCCTGACAATCCCGACCTTGTTTACGCTGCGGTACTGGGGGACCTCTATAAAAGCTCTGAGCAGCGCGGCGTCTATCGCAGTAAAGATGGCGGTGAGACATGGGAAAGAGTCCTGTTTGCCAATGCTGATGCAGGGGCAGTAGACCTTATCATGGACCCTGGTAACCCCCGCGTGCTTTATGCATCCACCTGGAATGTTCGCCGTACACCATACTCCCTTAGTAGTGGGGGCGAAGGCTCCGCTCTCTGGAAGAGTACCGATGGTGGAGATACCTGGACAAACCTTAGTGAGAAAAAAGGTATGCCCAAAGGCACCCTTGGTATAATAGGGGTGACCGTTTCCCCACTAAACAGCGAAAGAGTATGGGCCATAATTGAAGCTAACGAAGGTGGTGTATTCCGCAGCGATGACGGAGGCGAAACCTGGGCCCGTACCAATGATGACCGTGCCCTTCGCCAGCGTGCATGGTACTACAGCCGTATCTATGCAGATACCCAGGATGAAGATGTTGTCTATGTCATGAACGTCGCCTACCATCGCTCCGACGATGGCGGCCGTACGTTTAAATCGTTCTATTCGCCTCACAGTGACCATCATGACCTGTGGATAGCGCCTGAAGATAATCAGCGCATGATCATAGGTGATGATGGTGGTGCACAAACAAGCTACGACGGGGGGGCTAATTGGTCCACCTACATGAATCAGCCCACAGCCCAGTTCTACCGCGTCACTACAGACAACCATTTCCCCTACCGTATTCTCGGCGCTCAGCAGGATAATAGTACCGTGCGTATCGCCCATAGAACAGACGCCGGCAACATCGGAATGCGTGATTGGGAGCCCAGTGCAGGAGGCGAGAGTGCTCACCTGGCAGTAGACCCTGAAAATGATGAGATTGTATACGGTGGTAGCTATGGCGGCCTGCTCACACGGCTGGACCATTCCACCGGACAGATGCGCGTGATCAACGTATGGCCCGATGATCCCATGGGACACGGCGCAGAAGGGATGAAGTATCGCTTTCAGTGGAACTTCCCGCTTTTCTTCTCCCCTCATAATAAAGACAAGCTGTATGCCGGATCAAACCACCTCCATGTTACTACCGACGAAGGCCAGTCGTGGAAGGTTATTAGCCCCGACCTTACTCGTAACGACAGTTCCAAGCTCGGTCCCTCAGGAGGCCCTATCACAAAGGATAATACAGGTGTAGAATACTACGCAACTATATTCGCCGCCGTAGAAAGCCCTTACGAAGAGGGACTTATCTGGACAGGTAGTGACGATGGGCTTATCCATGTAACCCGTGACGGCGGTGAAAACTGGGAAAATGTTACCCCATCAGACATGCCGAAGTGGCTTATGATCAATAGCATTGATCCTGATCCATTTACCAAAGGGGGAGCCTACGTAGCCGGAACACTTTATAAAGAAGGTGACTTCCGCCCATACCTGTACAAGACAAAAGACTATGGTAAAACATGGACTAAGATTGTAAACGGCATAAAGAGTGAGCACTTCACCCGCGTGGTTCGTGCTGATCCCGGTAAGCAGGGCTTGCTATATGCCGGTACCGAAAACGGCATGTATATTTCCTTTGACGATGGAGCCAGTTGGAAACCATTCCAGCTTAACCTGCCTATGGTGCCTATTACTGATCTCGCCCTTAAGGACAATAACCTTATCGCTGCCACACAGGGCCGTAGCTTCTGGATAATTGATGATGTGACTCCCTTACATCAGCTCAATAACGAAGTGGCAGGAATGGACATGTACCTCTATAAGCCTATGGATAGCTGGCGTATGGATGGCGGCGGCGGTGGATGGGGCGGAGGTCCCTCCAAAACAGAAGGTGAAAACCACCCTGGCGGAGTCCTTGTACATTACTACATGGATGAGGAGCCTGATTCAGCCAATGCCGTAACCCTTAAGTTTCTAGACAGCAGCGGTAAGCTTGTCCGCAGCTACAGCACCGATGCCAAGGAAAAGCAGGAAATGCTGGATGTGAAGAAAGGGGCCAACCGTTTTGTGTGGGATATGAAATACGGTCCCGCAAAAGGCTTTGATGGTATGATCCTCTGGTGGGCATCACTCGGTGGGCCTACCGTACTACCCGGGGAGTACACCGTACGCCTTGTGCACGGGGCGGATTCTCTGCAGCAGTCTTTTACGCTGAAAAAAGACCCCCGCAGCGAGGCTTCGCAACAGGATCTGCAGGCCCAGTTTGACTTCCTCATGAAGCTGAGAGACAAAGTAACTGAAACCCACGAAGCCATTGCTGACATGCGGGAAGTAAAAGGCCAGATCAGCTCCCTGTTGAACCGTCTTGAAGGACAGGAAAATATGCAGGCAGTTATCGATAGTGGCAAGGCAATTAATGAGCGTCTGACCGAAATTGAGAAAACCTTATATCAGACGAAAAACCGTAGTAACCAGGATCCGCTGAACTATCCTATCAGGTTGAGCAATAAGCTGGCCCACCTTAACTCACTTACCAGCATAGGTGATTACCGGCCTACAGACCAGACCATGGAGTTCTATGATGAAGTGTCAGGTAAGATAGATGCTGAACTGGCTGACTTCAGGGAAATTCTCAGAGAAGATATTCCGGAGTTCAATCAGATGGTAAGAGATAATGAAGTGGATGCTATTATCGTAGACCAGGAGGAGACCTCCAGGCCATAG
- a CDS encoding alkaline phosphatase D family protein — protein MMLRLTLLTLFFFPFVTSCSPDISPASDNIQPLQRITFGSCSHQENEEQMWDEINATNPDLYIWLGDNIYGDTRDMGVMREKYEKQKSYPGYRELTSNTPVVGTWDDHDYGINNGGKGYSMKEESQQLALDFLNVPADAPERNREGLYSSHTFGPEGKRVQVILLDVRYFRDTVYVKDGISQPNLDGTILGEAQWDWLEEELDNSKADLILIGSGIQFIPTEHRFEKWANFPNERTRLLNLLADSDNKNVILLSGDRHIAEVSRIQPGDMDAPVYEVTSSGLTHTWREASEEANQYRVGDLIIARNFGLMEVDWSGSDPSVTVKILGKEREELGSYQIEF, from the coding sequence ATGATGCTGCGTTTAACACTCCTCACCTTATTCTTCTTTCCTTTTGTCACCTCCTGCTCACCCGATATTAGCCCCGCTTCGGATAACATCCAGCCCCTTCAGCGAATCACATTTGGTTCCTGCAGCCATCAGGAGAATGAGGAGCAAATGTGGGACGAGATCAATGCCACAAACCCCGATCTTTATATCTGGCTAGGGGATAATATCTACGGTGATACCCGCGATATGGGAGTAATGCGCGAAAAATACGAGAAGCAAAAGAGCTACCCCGGCTACCGTGAGCTTACCAGTAATACCCCCGTAGTTGGTACCTGGGACGATCATGACTATGGTATTAACAATGGAGGCAAAGGCTATTCCATGAAGGAGGAAAGCCAGCAACTGGCCTTGGATTTTCTCAACGTACCTGCTGATGCGCCTGAACGTAACCGCGAGGGATTGTATAGCTCCCATACCTTCGGGCCGGAAGGTAAAAGAGTACAGGTGATCCTGTTAGATGTCAGGTATTTCCGTGATACCGTTTATGTGAAAGATGGTATAAGCCAGCCAAACCTCGATGGTACCATACTGGGTGAAGCACAGTGGGACTGGCTCGAGGAGGAACTGGATAACAGCAAGGCAGATTTGATCCTAATCGGCAGCGGTATACAGTTTATCCCCACAGAGCATCGCTTCGAGAAGTGGGCAAACTTTCCTAACGAACGCACGCGCTTGCTGAATCTGCTGGCTGATAGTGATAATAAGAACGTAATACTACTTAGCGGCGACAGGCACATTGCCGAAGTGAGCCGCATACAGCCCGGCGATATGGATGCCCCCGTATATGAAGTGACCAGTAGTGGCCTTACACACACGTGGAGAGAAGCCTCTGAAGAAGCAAACCAATACAGGGTAGGGGACCTGATTATCGCCCGTAATTTTGGTTTAATGGAAGTGGACTGGTCAGGATCAGATCCTTCCGTTACCGTAAAGATACTGGGAAAAGAGCGTGAGGAATTAGGTAGCTACCAAATAGAATTCTAA
- a CDS encoding Type 1 glutamine amidotransferase-like domain-containing protein: MQQIVAMGGGGFSMEPDNLLLDRFIFSLVPHSHPKVLLLPTASGDSADMIDLFHDCIGRQLQARTAVLRLTKERYDNLEDIMLSADIIYVTGGHTTYMLDAWKLYGVDRLLRQAWERGTMLAGVSSGSACWFQEALTDSNPEGLSPEPCLSLLEGSHCAHYENTGRRPAFHSAIDKGKIMPGYGVENFVGMYFKGTVLQGAYASREGYNAYKVGPGGHGIEESTIPCTYLGDLLHKNS; this comes from the coding sequence ATGCAACAGATCGTAGCTATGGGAGGCGGAGGGTTTTCTATGGAACCTGATAATCTCCTTTTAGACCGTTTTATCTTTTCCTTAGTACCCCATTCTCACCCGAAGGTATTGTTGCTCCCAACCGCCAGTGGTGATTCCGCCGATATGATAGACCTATTTCACGACTGTATTGGGAGGCAGTTACAGGCCCGTACCGCAGTACTACGGCTCACAAAGGAGCGGTACGACAACCTGGAGGATATAATGCTCTCTGCAGATATTATATATGTGACGGGCGGACATACCACCTATATGCTGGATGCCTGGAAATTATATGGAGTGGACAGGCTGCTCAGGCAAGCCTGGGAAAGGGGGACCATGCTGGCCGGAGTGAGTAGCGGTAGCGCCTGCTGGTTTCAGGAAGCCCTTACAGACAGCAATCCCGAGGGGCTGTCACCAGAGCCTTGTCTGTCACTTTTGGAAGGCAGCCACTGCGCCCACTACGAAAATACCGGGAGAAGGCCCGCATTCCACAGCGCCATTGATAAAGGGAAAATAATGCCGGGCTACGGGGTTGAAAATTTTGTAGGCATGTACTTTAAAGGCACAGTCCTGCAGGGAGCCTATGCCTCACGCGAAGGGTACAATGCCTATAAAGTAGGTCCCGGCGGGCACGGAATTGAGGAAAGCACCATACCCTGTACCTACCTGGGCGACCTTCTGCATAAAAATTCATGA
- a CDS encoding cystathionine gamma-synthase codes for MKFGTKAIHAGVEPDPTTGAIMTPIYQTSTYVQASPGDHKGYEYSRTQNPTRAALESSLAALENAKFGLCFSSGLGAIDAVIKMFRPGDEIISTNDLYGGTYRLFTKIFEQYGIKFTFVPMSEAASVEQHITDKTRLIWVETPTNPVMNIIDIEAVAKIAKKHNVLLGVDNTFSTPYLQTPMDLGADLVMHSVTKYLGGHSDVVMGALVTSSEELAKKLAFIQNSCGAVPGPQDCFLVLRGLKTLHIRMQRHCENGRKVAEYLKTNPAVDKLYWPGFETHVNHEVAARQMRDFGGMISFNLKTDTREAAFKILEKVRLFSLAESLGGVESLCGHPASMTHAAIPLNERQKTGVSDSLIRLSVGIEDVEDLIADLKQALS; via the coding sequence ATGAAATTCGGAACCAAAGCCATACATGCAGGCGTAGAGCCCGACCCCACCACCGGTGCTATTATGACGCCAATTTATCAGACCTCTACCTATGTACAGGCAAGCCCTGGTGATCATAAGGGGTATGAGTATAGCCGCACCCAGAATCCCACGCGTGCGGCCCTGGAGAGCAGCCTTGCCGCCCTGGAAAATGCTAAGTTCGGCCTTTGTTTTTCCTCCGGACTCGGCGCTATCGACGCTGTGATCAAGATGTTCAGGCCCGGTGATGAGATCATCAGTACCAACGACCTTTACGGAGGAACTTATCGCCTGTTTACTAAAATATTTGAACAGTACGGCATCAAATTCACCTTTGTGCCAATGAGCGAGGCAGCCTCTGTTGAGCAGCATATCACAGATAAAACACGCCTTATCTGGGTGGAAACACCCACCAACCCCGTGATGAACATCATCGATATAGAGGCAGTAGCCAAGATAGCCAAAAAGCATAATGTACTTCTGGGGGTGGATAACACCTTCTCTACTCCTTACCTGCAGACACCAATGGATCTTGGGGCAGACCTCGTCATGCACTCGGTAACAAAGTATCTCGGTGGGCATAGCGATGTAGTAATGGGTGCATTGGTCACAAGCAGCGAAGAACTTGCTAAGAAACTGGCCTTTATTCAGAATAGCTGTGGTGCCGTACCAGGTCCTCAGGACTGCTTTCTGGTGCTGCGTGGCTTGAAAACCCTGCACATACGTATGCAGCGCCACTGTGAAAATGGCCGTAAGGTGGCTGAATACCTGAAAACTAATCCTGCTGTAGATAAATTGTACTGGCCTGGTTTTGAAACCCACGTTAACCATGAGGTAGCGGCCCGTCAGATGAGAGATTTTGGAGGTATGATTTCATTTAATCTCAAAACTGACACCCGGGAAGCAGCCTTTAAGATACTTGAGAAAGTCAGGCTATTCTCCCTTGCCGAGTCTCTTGGTGGGGTAGAGTCACTTTGCGGACACCCCGCAAGTATGACACACGCCGCTATTCCGCTTAATGAGCGTCAGAAAACAGGTGTTTCCGATTCCCTTATTCGCCTTAGTGTAGGAATTGAGGATGTGGAAGACCTCATTGCCGATCTGAAGCAGGCCCTTTCATAA
- a CDS encoding CPBP family intramembrane glutamic endopeptidase has product MTRTSVRLLALLTILVFGGGGLAIICFFDPRPLFQVFFNPSVEGVPSLSILMQGLGGGLYGFVSAFILWRIVCMDFLKPTRHFFSRLIGSLDLTTFDIVFISVCAGAGEELFFRGALQPWIGIWLTSLIFVAIHGYLSPRNKPLSVYGACMVFVIAGIGYMMRFSGLFSAIVAHTVIDIYLFYKLSKDTRPRPDENE; this is encoded by the coding sequence ATGACACGGACATCCGTGCGTTTGCTGGCGCTGCTCACCATTCTTGTATTTGGTGGAGGAGGGCTGGCCATTATCTGTTTTTTTGATCCCCGCCCTTTATTCCAGGTGTTCTTCAACCCCTCCGTAGAGGGAGTGCCATCCCTAAGTATACTAATGCAAGGGTTGGGCGGTGGGCTATATGGCTTTGTGAGTGCCTTTATCCTCTGGCGGATAGTCTGTATGGATTTCCTCAAGCCCACCCGCCATTTTTTCAGCCGCCTTATCGGCAGTCTGGATCTTACCACCTTCGATATAGTGTTTATTTCGGTGTGTGCCGGTGCAGGGGAGGAGCTGTTCTTCAGGGGAGCTTTGCAGCCCTGGATCGGCATCTGGCTCACCAGCCTCATTTTCGTAGCCATACACGGGTATCTTTCTCCTCGCAATAAACCACTGAGCGTATACGGTGCATGCATGGTATTCGTAATAGCCGGTATAGGATATATGATGAGGTTTTCCGGTCTTTTTTCCGCCATTGTTGCCCATACCGTAATAGATATCTATTTATTCTATAAGCTAAGTAAAGACACAAGACCCCGGCCGGATGAGAACGAATAG